In the Kribbella sp. NBC_00482 genome, one interval contains:
- a CDS encoding PH domain-containing protein, with amino-acid sequence MTQEPVTQQTVEVVGQRLHPLTPFVKGWGYFVVAAFALVNNEGLRSNLKIAGIGLAGVLVGGILLGALSWWFTKWQLTADAIRVDSGFLFRRTRIIRFDRIQAIDVAQPFVARLFGMAELRMDVAGGGKSDGKLSYFRYEEAQQVRTTLLVRAKGEQAAEQQEHDQQAEAAAPPLLTVPTNRLLGATLLSSTVVGSAGALIWLIVATMVLDFHVGLFAGLPLLLGVVQPIWKQVVGNHGFTLSESSHGLRTKRGLFDVQRQTVPPGRVQGLLITEPLIWRLLGWSRVELDIAGVAGQKEDGDDALEGAQLLPVGERAEVAYVLARVLPGFDLSRIQMHPAPERAKWLRPIGWRYLTYGVDDQVMVTTRGWVSRRTSIVLHHKTQSVRLEQGPIQRRLGLANVHVDTPLGPTDATALHRDQVEAAALVAAQADRAREARRTVAASVAVQTQPNPPSPDGSSNSAASPADDSSDR; translated from the coding sequence GTGACGCAAGAACCGGTGACACAGCAGACCGTCGAGGTCGTCGGCCAGCGGCTTCACCCACTCACCCCCTTCGTCAAGGGATGGGGTTACTTCGTCGTCGCGGCCTTCGCCCTGGTTAACAACGAGGGTCTGCGGAGCAACCTGAAGATCGCGGGCATCGGCCTGGCCGGTGTGCTCGTCGGCGGCATCCTGCTCGGCGCACTGTCCTGGTGGTTCACCAAGTGGCAGTTGACTGCCGACGCGATCCGGGTGGACAGCGGGTTCCTGTTCCGCCGGACCCGGATCATCCGGTTCGACCGGATCCAGGCGATCGACGTGGCGCAGCCGTTCGTCGCGCGGCTTTTCGGCATGGCCGAGCTGCGGATGGACGTGGCCGGTGGCGGCAAGAGCGACGGCAAGCTGAGCTACTTCCGGTACGAGGAGGCGCAGCAGGTCCGCACCACACTGCTGGTCCGCGCCAAGGGCGAGCAGGCCGCTGAGCAGCAGGAGCACGATCAGCAGGCCGAGGCGGCGGCCCCGCCGCTGCTGACGGTCCCGACCAACCGCCTGCTCGGTGCGACGCTGCTGTCCTCCACCGTGGTCGGTAGCGCCGGCGCACTGATCTGGCTGATCGTCGCGACCATGGTGCTGGACTTCCACGTCGGACTGTTCGCCGGTCTGCCGCTCCTGCTCGGTGTGGTGCAGCCGATCTGGAAGCAGGTCGTGGGGAACCACGGGTTCACTCTGTCCGAGTCGAGCCACGGTCTGCGGACCAAACGCGGACTGTTCGACGTCCAGCGCCAGACCGTACCGCCTGGCCGCGTGCAGGGCCTGCTGATCACCGAGCCGCTGATCTGGCGGCTGCTCGGCTGGTCCCGGGTCGAGCTGGACATCGCGGGTGTGGCCGGTCAGAAGGAGGACGGCGACGACGCGCTGGAGGGCGCACAACTGCTGCCGGTCGGCGAGCGTGCCGAAGTGGCCTACGTCCTCGCGCGGGTGCTACCTGGCTTCGACCTGAGCCGCATCCAGATGCACCCGGCACCGGAGCGCGCCAAGTGGCTGCGTCCGATCGGCTGGCGCTACCTGACGTACGGCGTCGACGACCAGGTCATGGTCACCACGCGCGGCTGGGTGAGCCGCCGTACGTCGATTGTGCTGCACCACAAGACGCAGTCGGTCCGGCTGGAACAGGGACCGATCCAGCGGCGCCTGGGCTTGGCCAACGTGCACGTGGACACCCCACTGGGTCCGACCGACGCCACGGCGCTGCACCGCGACCAGGTGGAGGCTGCGGCGCTCGTGGCGGCTCAGGCGGACAGGGCGCGAGAGGCCCGTCGTACGGTGGCCGCGTCGGTCGCTGTCCAGACCCAGCCGAACCCGCCGAGCCCGGACGGGTCCAGCAACTCGGCAGCCTCCCCGGCTGACGACAGCTCGGACAGGTAG
- a CDS encoding PH domain-containing protein, translating to MDDLFAPSDVSWTLVSPKLATLRRLNAAIVAGLVAIVALVALGLTLSWLYGVLAVVVIALVLGWSWVLIGRNQKSWRYAEREDELLVSHGVMFRELVVVPYGRMQFVDVTAGPLERAYGMATVELHTATPATDAKIPGLHPDEAGRLRDRLSALGQAQAWGL from the coding sequence GTGGACGACCTCTTCGCACCCTCGGATGTCAGTTGGACGCTGGTCTCGCCCAAGCTCGCCACGCTGCGGCGGCTGAACGCGGCGATCGTCGCCGGGCTGGTCGCGATCGTGGCGCTGGTAGCGCTCGGCCTGACGCTGAGCTGGCTGTACGGCGTGCTCGCGGTCGTGGTGATCGCACTGGTCCTCGGCTGGTCGTGGGTGCTGATCGGACGCAACCAGAAGTCGTGGAGGTACGCCGAGCGCGAGGACGAGCTGCTCGTCAGCCACGGCGTGATGTTCCGCGAGCTGGTCGTCGTACCGTACGGCCGGATGCAGTTCGTGGACGTGACCGCCGGGCCGCTGGAGCGGGCGTACGGGATGGCCACCGTGGAGCTGCACACGGCGACGCCGGCCACCGACGCGAAGATCCCGGGGCTGCATCCGGACGAGGCCGGCCGGCTCCGTGACCGGTTGTCCGCCCTCGGTCAGGCGCAGGCGTGGGGCCTGTGA
- the folB gene encoding dihydroneopterin aldolase: MSGPVTSPDVIEIRGIRGFGRHGVFDHERADGQEFVVDVRLELDTRAAAASDDLADTVNYGVVAEQVHQAIETDPVDLIETLAQRIADLCLADKRVTATAVTIHKPSAPITVPFDDVVLTVQRRAGESS; encoded by the coding sequence ATGAGTGGTCCCGTGACCTCCCCTGATGTGATCGAGATCCGGGGCATCCGAGGTTTCGGGCGCCACGGGGTGTTCGACCACGAGCGGGCCGACGGACAGGAGTTCGTCGTGGACGTCCGGCTGGAGCTGGACACCCGGGCCGCCGCGGCTTCCGACGACCTGGCCGACACCGTGAACTACGGGGTGGTGGCCGAGCAGGTGCACCAGGCGATCGAGACCGACCCGGTGGACCTGATCGAGACCCTCGCCCAGCGCATCGCCGATCTCTGTCTCGCCGACAAGCGGGTGACAGCGACGGCCGTGACCATCCACAAACCCTCGGCGCCGATCACGGTGCCGTTCGACGACGTTGTCCTGACCGTGCAGCGCAGAGCCGGAGAATCCTCGTGA
- a CDS encoding NADH-quinone oxidoreductase subunit D produces MSTERVVGVGAGAAGFDPAYERGGTGAGSELATSDMVLNIGPQHPATHGVLRLRLTLDGERIVGCEPIIGYMHRGAEKLFEVRDYRQIIVLANRHDWLSAFSNELGVVHAVERMMGLEVPVRAVWLRTLLAELNRILNHLMFLGSYPLELGAITPVFYAFRERETIQAVMEELSGGRMHYMFNRVGGLKEDLPYGWLGRATAASKAVRTRLPDIEDLILGNEIFRGRTVGVGKLSPELVAQYGVSGPIARASGVDADLRRDEPYLAYGELQDVLRVVTRPEGDCFARFAVLLDQVKVSLDLVDACLDKLSTLPAGPVNVRLPKILKVPEGQTYAWTESPLGINGYYLVSRGDKTPWRLKLRSASFNNISALPALLPGTMIPDMIAILGSMFFVVGDIDK; encoded by the coding sequence ATGAGTACCGAAAGAGTGGTCGGAGTCGGCGCGGGAGCGGCTGGATTCGACCCGGCGTACGAGCGGGGCGGGACCGGCGCCGGCTCGGAGCTGGCGACCTCCGACATGGTGCTCAACATCGGTCCCCAGCACCCGGCGACGCACGGCGTACTGCGGCTGCGGCTGACCCTCGACGGCGAGCGGATCGTCGGCTGCGAGCCGATCATCGGCTACATGCACCGCGGCGCGGAGAAGCTGTTCGAGGTCCGCGACTACCGGCAGATCATCGTCCTCGCGAACCGGCACGACTGGCTGTCCGCTTTCTCGAACGAGCTCGGCGTCGTGCACGCGGTCGAGCGGATGATGGGTCTCGAGGTCCCCGTCCGGGCGGTCTGGCTGCGGACCCTGCTGGCCGAGCTGAACCGGATCCTGAACCACCTGATGTTCCTCGGCTCGTACCCGCTCGAGCTCGGCGCGATCACGCCGGTGTTCTACGCGTTCCGCGAGCGCGAGACCATCCAGGCCGTGATGGAGGAGCTGTCCGGCGGCCGGATGCACTACATGTTCAACCGGGTCGGCGGCCTGAAGGAGGACCTGCCCTACGGCTGGCTGGGCCGCGCCACTGCCGCCTCCAAGGCGGTCCGGACCCGGCTGCCTGACATCGAGGACCTCATCCTCGGCAACGAGATCTTCCGCGGCCGCACGGTCGGCGTCGGCAAACTCTCCCCCGAACTGGTCGCGCAGTACGGCGTCTCCGGGCCGATCGCCCGCGCCTCCGGGGTGGACGCCGACCTCCGCCGCGACGAGCCGTACCTGGCGTACGGCGAACTGCAGGACGTGCTGCGCGTCGTCACCCGCCCCGAAGGCGACTGCTTCGCCCGCTTCGCCGTACTGCTCGACCAGGTCAAGGTGTCGCTCGACCTGGTCGACGCCTGCCTCGACAAGCTGTCCACGCTGCCGGCCGGACCGGTCAACGTCCGGCTGCCGAAGATCCTCAAGGTCCCCGAGGGCCAGACCTACGCCTGGACCGAGAGCCCGCTCGGCATCAACGGCTACTACCTGGTGTCCCGCGGTGACAAGACCCCCTGGCGCCTGAAGCTCCGCTCGGCCAGCTTCAACAACATCTCCGCACTCCCCGCCCTGCTCCCCGGCACCATGATCCCCGACATGATCGCCATTCTCGGCAGCATGTTCTTCGTCGTCGGCGACATCGACAAGTAG
- the ftsH gene encoding ATP-dependent zinc metalloprotease FtsH, whose amino-acid sequence MDVKRIFRGPLFWIVVAFLGVLVIGQLLTGSTGYKTEPTGQVVQLIQQAKSSSDKTIKTVTLIDPDQEIRVEKTDGTKLRAHWVDGQAENLGNDLQSLFQDGKIERYDVENPKPSFIGQVFSTLIPFLLIAVVFIFLMNSMQGGGSRVMSFAKSKAKLVTKDTPKTTFADVAGCDEAIEELGEIKEFLQEPGKFQAVGAKIPKGVLLYGQPGTGKTLLARAVAGEAGVPFYSISGSDFVEMFVGVGASRVRDLFEQAKTNAPAIVFIDEIDAVGRHRGAGLGGGHDEREQTLNQLLVEMDGFDVRGGVILIAATNRPDVLDPALLRPGRFDRQIAVDAPDLPGRAQILKVHARGKPMAPDVDLTAVARRTPGFTGADLANVLNEAALLTARNNQQVIDNRGLDEAIDRVIAGPQRRSRLMSDKEKVLTAYHEGGHALVAAALPHSDPVQKVTILPRGRALGYTMVLPDEDKYSTTRSEMLDKLAYMLGGRAAEEMVFHDPTTGASNDIEKATALARAMVTQYGMTERLGAIKFGQDSGEPFLGRDIGSQRNYSEEIAAAVDEEVGKLILNAHQEAFDILVENRAVLDHLVEELLEKETLDKHQIARVFEPVIMKERRPAWTGSSTRIPSDQPPVMPVGGLAEQNGSLSDVLPGGSVGPDEAIRPPDYGSGPTPPSHQ is encoded by the coding sequence ATGGACGTGAAGCGCATCTTCCGCGGACCCCTGTTCTGGATCGTCGTCGCCTTTCTGGGCGTCCTGGTGATCGGGCAGCTCCTGACCGGCTCGACCGGGTACAAGACCGAGCCCACCGGCCAGGTCGTCCAGCTGATCCAGCAGGCCAAGTCGTCGAGCGACAAGACGATCAAGACGGTGACGCTGATCGATCCGGATCAGGAGATCCGGGTCGAGAAGACCGACGGCACCAAGCTCCGGGCGCACTGGGTGGACGGCCAGGCCGAGAACCTCGGCAACGACCTGCAGTCGCTGTTCCAGGACGGCAAGATCGAGCGGTACGACGTCGAGAACCCGAAGCCGAGCTTCATCGGACAGGTGTTCTCCACGCTGATCCCGTTCCTGCTGATCGCGGTGGTGTTCATCTTCTTGATGAACTCCATGCAGGGCGGCGGCTCGCGGGTGATGAGCTTCGCCAAGTCGAAGGCCAAGCTGGTCACCAAGGACACCCCGAAGACGACCTTCGCGGACGTCGCCGGCTGTGACGAGGCGATCGAGGAGCTCGGCGAGATCAAGGAGTTCCTGCAGGAACCAGGAAAGTTCCAGGCGGTCGGGGCGAAGATCCCGAAGGGCGTGCTGCTCTACGGCCAGCCCGGAACCGGTAAGACCCTGCTGGCCCGCGCGGTCGCCGGTGAGGCCGGCGTGCCGTTCTACTCGATCTCCGGTTCGGACTTCGTCGAGATGTTCGTCGGTGTCGGCGCCTCCCGGGTCCGTGACCTGTTCGAGCAGGCCAAGACGAACGCCCCGGCGATCGTGTTCATCGACGAGATCGACGCCGTCGGCCGGCACCGTGGTGCGGGCCTCGGCGGTGGTCACGACGAGCGCGAGCAGACCCTGAACCAACTGCTGGTCGAGATGGACGGCTTCGACGTCCGCGGCGGTGTGATCCTGATCGCGGCCACGAACCGGCCCGACGTCCTCGACCCGGCGCTGCTGCGGCCCGGCCGCTTCGACCGGCAGATCGCCGTCGACGCGCCGGACCTGCCCGGTCGCGCGCAGATCCTGAAGGTGCACGCCCGTGGCAAGCCGATGGCGCCGGACGTGGACCTGACCGCGGTCGCCCGTCGTACCCCGGGCTTCACCGGCGCCGACCTGGCCAACGTGCTGAACGAGGCCGCCCTGCTCACCGCGCGGAACAACCAGCAGGTGATCGACAACCGCGGCCTCGACGAGGCGATCGACCGGGTCATCGCCGGTCCGCAGCGCCGCAGCCGGCTGATGTCGGACAAGGAGAAGGTGCTGACGGCGTACCACGAGGGCGGACACGCCCTGGTCGCCGCTGCCCTGCCGCACTCCGACCCGGTCCAGAAGGTGACGATTCTGCCGCGGGGCCGGGCGCTCGGCTACACGATGGTGCTGCCGGACGAGGACAAGTACTCGACCACCCGGTCGGAGATGCTGGACAAGCTCGCCTACATGCTCGGTGGCCGCGCGGCCGAGGAGATGGTCTTCCACGACCCGACCACCGGCGCCAGCAACGACATCGAGAAGGCGACCGCACTCGCCCGCGCCATGGTCACGCAGTACGGCATGACCGAGCGGCTCGGCGCGATCAAGTTCGGCCAGGACAGCGGCGAGCCGTTCCTGGGCCGAGACATCGGTAGCCAGCGCAACTACTCCGAGGAGATCGCAGCCGCGGTCGACGAGGAGGTCGGCAAACTGATCCTGAACGCGCACCAGGAGGCCTTCGACATCCTGGTGGAGAACCGGGCCGTCCTGGACCACCTGGTCGAGGAGCTGCTGGAGAAGGAGACCCTGGACAAGCACCAGATCGCCCGGGTCTTCGAGCCGGTGATCATGAAGGAGCGCCGGCCGGCCTGGACCGGGTCGTCGACCCGGATCCCGTCCGACCAGCCGCCGGTGATGCCGGTCGGCGGCCTCGCCGAGCAGAACGGTTCGCTGTCGGACGTGCTGCCGGGCGGTTCCGTCGGACCGGACGAGGCGATCCGCCCGCCGGACTACGGCAGCGGCCCGACCCCGCCGAGCCACCAGTGA
- the folE gene encoding GTP cyclohydrolase I FolE translates to MASPNFDHERAERAVRELLYAIGEDPEREGLQDTPARVARSYAEIAAGLGQRAEDVLTTTFALEHDEMILVKDIEVWSLCEHHLVPFTGVAHVGYIPSRDGRVTGLSKLARLVDVYAKRPQIQERLTTQIAESLVEILQPRGVIVVIECEHLCMTMRGVRKPGAKTITSAVRGQLRNPVTRAEAMSLIVG, encoded by the coding sequence ATGGCGTCACCGAATTTCGACCACGAGCGCGCCGAGCGGGCCGTGCGGGAGCTGCTGTACGCGATCGGCGAGGACCCGGAGCGCGAAGGGCTGCAGGACACACCGGCCCGGGTGGCCCGCTCGTACGCCGAGATCGCGGCCGGGCTCGGTCAGCGCGCCGAGGACGTGCTGACGACCACGTTCGCGCTCGAGCACGACGAGATGATCCTGGTGAAGGACATCGAGGTCTGGAGCCTCTGCGAGCACCACCTGGTCCCGTTCACGGGCGTCGCGCACGTCGGCTACATCCCGAGCCGGGACGGCCGTGTGACCGGGCTGTCGAAGCTCGCCCGGCTGGTCGACGTGTACGCGAAACGCCCGCAGATCCAGGAGCGGCTGACCACCCAGATCGCCGAGTCCCTGGTCGAGATCCTGCAGCCGCGCGGCGTGATCGTGGTGATCGAGTGCGAGCACCTCTGCATGACCATGCGCGGCGTCCGGAAACCGGGCGCGAAGACGATCACCTCCGCCGTCCGTGGCCAGCTCCGCAACCCCGTCACCCGCGCCGAGGCGATGAGCCTGATCGTTGGCTGA
- a CDS encoding DUF3180 domain-containing protein: protein MSGGTEPDRAPRNGDKPEPPRPGSVRPTSRRLLIAIAVLGIAVGLTMVKAIEAGGGIAPAVSWLTLIAWGFLAALLFAAARNTHQRVQVRRERIESSRAVFLLMIGKASAFVGALCAGVYAGFALSFLQAMGSSGPRNRVIMAGAAAVVSVLVVTAGLLLERACRVPEDPDETP, encoded by the coding sequence GTGTCCGGCGGTACCGAGCCCGATCGGGCACCCAGAAACGGCGACAAACCGGAGCCGCCGCGCCCGGGCTCGGTGCGGCCGACGTCACGACGGTTGCTGATCGCGATCGCCGTCCTCGGGATCGCCGTCGGCCTGACGATGGTGAAGGCGATCGAGGCCGGCGGCGGGATCGCGCCGGCGGTGTCCTGGCTGACGTTGATCGCCTGGGGGTTCCTGGCCGCGCTGCTGTTCGCCGCGGCCCGCAACACCCACCAGCGGGTCCAGGTACGCCGGGAGCGGATCGAGTCGTCGCGCGCGGTCTTCCTGTTGATGATCGGGAAGGCGAGCGCCTTTGTCGGCGCGTTGTGCGCCGGTGTTTACGCAGGGTTCGCGTTAAGCTTCCTGCAGGCGATGGGCTCCTCCGGGCCTCGCAACCGGGTCATCATGGCGGGTGCGGCGGCGGTGGTCTCAGTGCTGGTCGTCACGGCCGGATTGTTGCTCGAACGCGCGTGTCGTGTTCCCGAGGACCCCGACGAGACCCCTTAA
- a CDS encoding nuclear transport factor 2 family protein encodes MTDGPRQDGTPKRPPSATVQDVVLRANTAFYNAFEAGDLDLMAAVWLPEPDPVCIHPGNAAISGYAELMRAWAMIFANTPYIQFFLTDVQVRVDEDVAYVTCTENVLSSGEGAPEDGFAGGKALATNVFRRTSTGWRLWIHHASPVLSSGGQSEEAE; translated from the coding sequence ATGACGGACGGACCGCGGCAGGACGGGACTCCCAAGCGGCCGCCCAGCGCCACGGTGCAGGACGTCGTACTGCGTGCCAACACCGCGTTCTACAACGCGTTCGAGGCCGGAGACCTGGACCTGATGGCCGCCGTCTGGCTGCCGGAACCCGATCCCGTCTGCATCCATCCGGGCAACGCGGCGATCTCCGGGTACGCCGAGCTGATGCGGGCCTGGGCGATGATCTTCGCGAACACGCCGTACATCCAGTTCTTCCTCACCGACGTGCAGGTACGGGTGGATGAAGACGTGGCCTACGTCACGTGTACGGAGAATGTCCTGTCGTCGGGTGAAGGGGCCCCGGAGGACGGGTTCGCGGGCGGAAAGGCGCTGGCCACAAACGTTTTCCGTCGAACTTCTACCGGCTGGCGGTTGTGGATCCACCATGCCTCACCGGTACTGTCGTCTGGGGGTCAATCGGAGGAGGCGGAATGA
- the folP gene encoding dihydropteroate synthase has product MGVVNVTPDSFSDGGEWFEPSAAIKHGRELLAEGADLLDVGGESTRPRAVRPSQEEEIRRVIPVVEALAAEGAIISVDTMRSQVAELVLDAGATMINDVSGGLADPDMLPLIAERGSPYLCMHWRGHSVDMQNKAEYDDVVAEVIAELGERLDVIRRAGIDLNRVALDPGLGFAKNADHNWEILRRLREFAVLERPLLIGASRKTFLGRLLADEQTGEPRPAVRRDDASVAVSALAAAAGAWCVRAHAVAPSADAVRVAKRWGTV; this is encoded by the coding sequence ATGGGTGTCGTGAACGTGACGCCGGACTCGTTCTCGGACGGCGGCGAGTGGTTCGAGCCGAGCGCCGCGATCAAGCACGGCCGGGAGTTGCTGGCCGAGGGCGCCGATCTGCTGGACGTGGGTGGTGAGTCGACCCGCCCGCGGGCCGTGCGGCCGTCGCAGGAGGAGGAGATCCGCCGGGTGATCCCGGTCGTCGAGGCCCTCGCCGCTGAGGGCGCGATCATCTCCGTCGACACCATGCGGTCCCAGGTCGCGGAGCTCGTCCTCGACGCCGGCGCCACGATGATCAACGACGTGTCCGGCGGGCTGGCCGATCCGGACATGCTCCCGCTGATCGCCGAGCGCGGATCGCCGTACCTGTGCATGCACTGGCGCGGGCACTCGGTCGACATGCAGAACAAGGCGGAGTACGACGACGTGGTGGCCGAGGTCATCGCCGAGCTCGGTGAACGCCTCGATGTGATCCGCCGGGCGGGGATCGACCTGAACCGGGTCGCCCTCGACCCCGGCCTCGGATTCGCGAAGAACGCGGACCACAACTGGGAGATTCTGCGCCGGTTGCGGGAATTCGCCGTACTGGAAAGACCGTTACTGATCGGTGCGTCCCGGAAGACGTTCCTCGGTAGGCTGCTCGCCGACGAGCAGACCGGTGAACCCAGACCGGCCGTACGACGAGACGACGCGAGCGTGGCCGTATCCGCCCTGGCCGCCGCCGCAGGTGCCTGGTGTGTCCGGGCGCACGCGGTGGCACCGAGTGCGGACGCGGTCCGGGTGGCTAAGAGATGGGGAACTGTATGA
- the folK gene encoding 2-amino-4-hydroxy-6-hydroxymethyldihydropteridine diphosphokinase, with product MTETPSPHVIDADTLSGGLKPIRQVILSLGSNLGDREANLQGAVDALRDTPDVVVVDVSPVYETQPVGGPDESGPYLNVVLLADSTLGVDLLLERAHAVEQAFGRERSVPGAPRTLDVDLITYGQKTIETDELTIPHPRAHERAFVLAPWLDIERDAVLPGHGPVAELLAKVGTDGVTKLDIELQ from the coding sequence GTGACTGAGACCCCAAGTCCCCACGTCATCGACGCGGACACCCTGAGCGGTGGCCTGAAGCCGATCCGCCAGGTGATCCTGTCGCTCGGCAGCAATCTCGGCGACCGTGAGGCGAACCTGCAGGGCGCGGTCGACGCACTGCGGGACACCCCGGACGTCGTGGTGGTCGATGTCTCGCCGGTCTACGAGACCCAACCGGTCGGTGGCCCGGACGAGTCCGGTCCCTACCTGAACGTCGTCCTGCTGGCCGACTCGACGTTGGGCGTCGACCTGTTGCTCGAGCGGGCGCACGCGGTCGAGCAGGCGTTCGGCCGGGAGCGCAGCGTGCCGGGCGCGCCGCGGACCCTCGACGTCGACCTGATCACCTACGGGCAGAAGACGATCGAGACCGACGAGCTGACGATTCCGCATCCGCGGGCGCACGAGCGCGCGTTCGTGCTGGCACCGTGGCTCGACATCGAGCGGGACGCCGTACTGCCGGGCCACGGTCCGGTCGCGGAGCTGCTCGCCAAGGTCGGGACCGACGGTGTGACCAAGCTCGACATCGAGCTGCAGTAG
- a CDS encoding inositol monophosphatase family protein: MDLAKLLKVAGAAVERGRAVTQSRAVGELTFKGDRDMASEVDFAVEREVRAFLERETPEIGVLGEEEGGATDGTRWVLDPVDGTVNFIHGVPLWAISLGLIHEGRAVAGVIDHPALGTTYAAAEGLGATCNGKAIRGSQCTDLENALVAVGDYAVGPNAEAVNAERAALTQRLVPRVQRLRMIGTAATALTWTANGYFDALIMFSNKPWDTMAGVAICREAGVTVLDLDGTDHAPESRGVFAVANDLREPLQELINA, from the coding sequence GTGGATCTCGCGAAGCTGCTGAAGGTTGCCGGAGCTGCCGTCGAGCGTGGGCGGGCGGTGACACAGAGCCGTGCGGTCGGGGAGTTGACGTTCAAGGGCGACCGGGACATGGCGTCCGAGGTGGACTTCGCCGTGGAGCGGGAGGTGCGGGCCTTCCTCGAGCGGGAGACGCCGGAGATCGGCGTACTCGGCGAGGAGGAGGGCGGTGCCACCGACGGGACGCGCTGGGTGCTGGACCCGGTCGACGGGACGGTCAACTTCATCCACGGCGTACCGCTCTGGGCGATCTCGCTCGGGCTGATCCACGAGGGCCGCGCCGTCGCGGGCGTGATCGACCACCCGGCGCTCGGTACGACGTACGCCGCGGCCGAGGGACTGGGCGCGACCTGTAACGGCAAGGCGATCCGGGGCAGTCAATGCACCGACCTCGAGAACGCGTTGGTTGCCGTGGGCGACTATGCGGTCGGACCGAACGCGGAAGCGGTGAACGCCGAGCGAGCGGCGCTGACCCAGCGTCTGGTCCCGCGGGTGCAGCGCCTACGCATGATCGGTACGGCGGCCACCGCGCTGACGTGGACCGCGAACGGGTACTTCGACGCGCTGATCATGTTCTCCAACAAGCCCTGGGACACGATGGCCGGCGTGGCCATCTGCCGCGAGGCCGGCGTCACCGTCCTGGACCTCGACGGCACCGACCACGCCCCCGAGTCCCGCGGCGTCTTCGCCGTCGCCAACGACCTCCGCGAACCCCTCCAGGAGCTCATCAACGCCTGA
- a CDS encoding S1 family peptidase, with product MSGRFRVGAALAGVVVLTAGGLVAANWATADTRNKTGPQTAHQKPSAKTGVDPLVAETLESELGSDSGVVGSYYDDSGELIVAVSDLSTAALVRRIGAVPRLVKFTAKQLNAVQGELNRLAVTSSAGKVRSWYVDPVSGTVVVSVPRGVHDSITDRFLSRALANGERVTLRRVSGTVRLTADDFSLRGGVQVTKNTGYMCSLGFNAKTRKGNRIFLTAGHCTSGKPSFSRNGYVLGNTSTSSFPGHDFGSVGVIEGWDQQGYVEGWGNGNVAVKGIADATVGSTLCKSGKSTGWTCGRIVARNVTVNYGNNRVVRGLFQHTACVESGDSGGASMTGNYAQGITSGAALIDGKCLEKYGQTNESYAQPIAPALQSTKSRLILAN from the coding sequence ATGTCGGGGCGTTTCCGGGTCGGCGCCGCACTTGCCGGGGTCGTCGTCCTGACGGCCGGCGGGCTGGTCGCGGCGAACTGGGCCACCGCGGACACGCGGAACAAGACCGGGCCTCAGACCGCGCACCAGAAGCCGTCCGCGAAGACCGGAGTGGACCCGCTGGTCGCGGAGACCCTGGAGTCGGAGCTCGGCTCCGACTCGGGTGTCGTGGGCAGCTACTACGACGACTCCGGCGAGCTGATCGTCGCGGTGTCCGACCTGTCGACGGCGGCCCTCGTCCGCCGGATCGGCGCGGTCCCGCGACTGGTCAAGTTCACCGCCAAGCAGCTGAACGCCGTACAGGGCGAGCTGAACCGGCTGGCCGTCACGTCGAGCGCCGGCAAGGTGCGGTCCTGGTACGTCGACCCGGTGTCGGGGACCGTGGTGGTCTCGGTGCCGAGAGGTGTGCACGACTCGATCACCGACCGGTTCCTGTCCCGCGCGCTCGCGAACGGCGAGCGGGTGACCCTGCGCAGGGTGTCCGGGACGGTCCGGCTGACCGCGGACGACTTCAGCCTGCGCGGCGGCGTACAGGTCACCAAGAACACCGGGTACATGTGCTCGCTCGGGTTCAACGCCAAGACCCGCAAGGGCAACCGGATCTTCCTGACCGCGGGGCACTGCACGTCCGGCAAGCCGTCGTTCTCCCGCAACGGGTACGTCCTCGGCAACACGTCGACCTCGAGCTTCCCGGGCCACGACTTCGGGTCGGTCGGCGTGATCGAGGGCTGGGACCAGCAGGGGTACGTCGAGGGCTGGGGCAACGGGAACGTCGCGGTCAAGGGGATCGCGGACGCCACCGTCGGCTCCACGCTGTGCAAGTCGGGCAAGAGCACCGGCTGGACCTGCGGGCGGATCGTCGCCCGGAACGTGACGGTCAACTACGGGAACAACCGCGTCGTCCGCGGGCTGTTCCAGCACACCGCCTGCGTCGAGTCGGGTGATTCCGGCGGCGCCAGCATGACCGGGAACTACGCCCAGGGCATCACCAGCGGCGCGGCGCTGATCGACGGGAAGTGCCTGGAGAAGTACGGCCAGACCAACGAGTCGTACGCCCAGCCCATCGCCCCGGCGCTCCAGTCGACCAAGTCCCGCCTGATCCTCGCGAACTGA